The candidate division KSB1 bacterium genome contains the following window.
TTGGCGGACACGGGCAATTTGTTATGTCTGGGCCGCCAACGAGCCGACGGGCACCATTTACCGAAGCCCTTACAGCAACAGCGTGGGCATAGTTGTGGTCCAAAGCGGTAAAGAGAACCGGGGAGACTGGGTGACGGAAAACCGGGGAATTGCCAAGGATTACCGCAAAGTGTTTGGCAGAGCGCCTGAATTATTGATTGCAGTAGCAATTATGGTTGACACGGATAATACAAACAATAGTGCACTGACCTTCTTTGATGATATTATTTTGGACATCCCAAAACCTGAAAAACCCAAGAGCAAATCCAGAGTTAGATTTTAGCACAATGGAACAATTTGGCAAATACGCTCAGGTACAGAAGTTTATAAAAAATCTCAAGCGGCTCATCATCGCTTTTTCAGGCGGTATCGACAGCACTCTGGTGTTAAAAGTTGCCTATGATGTTTTAGGCCGCCCCAACGTCTTGGCTGTAACTGCGGATTCACCGTCCGTCCCGAGAAAAGAATTGGGCGAGGCCAGCCGACTTGCCAAATTAATAGGTGCGCGGCATTGGGTCATTGAGACTGGGGAGATGCAAAACCACAACTACCTGCAAAATCCAGTCAACCGCTGCTACTTTTGTAAATCCGAACTTTATTCGAAGCTTGCAGAAATTGCCCGGCGAGAGAAATTTCAATTTATCGCGAATGGAACGAACTTTGATGATTTAGGCGACTACCGCCCCGGCCTGCAAGCCGCAGAAGAATTTCAAGTAATCAGCCCCCTTAAAGAAGCTCAATTGACCAAGGCAGAGGTTAGACTTTTGGCGAAAAAATTAAACCTGGAAATTTGGGATAAACCGGCGAGCCCGTGTTTGTCATCGCGAATTCCTTATGGCAGTGCGGTTACGGCCAGGAAACTGGCAATGATTGAAAAGGCGGAAGATTTTTTGAAAGGCTTTCATATCAAGGATTTGCGGGTTCGGCATTTCGGCGCCAGGGCCAGAATTGAAGTTCCTAAAAAAGAGCTCGTTTTTATCGAAAAGAATTTTCATAAAATTTCAGCAAAATTCAAAACGATCGGGTTTGACAAGATTGACCTGGCAGAATTTAAAAGCGGCTCTTTGAATGCGGGATTAAATCTCAATGTATAAGCAGCAAATTAGAGAAATACTGAACCGTGTGAAAGATGAACGGATTGCTGTTGACGATGCTCTCTCAAGACTGGAAAATCTTCCTTATGAAGACTTAGGTTTTGCGAATCTCGATCACCACCGGGCTTTGCGAAAGGGGTTTCCCGAAGTCGTATTCTGTCAAAATAAGCGACCGGAACATGTGGTTGAGATTCTTAAAAAATTATCAGTCAATCATGATGTCCTGGCAACTCGTGCCTCAGATGAAATCTTTCAAGTTGTAAAAGACAAGTTTCCGAGTGCCGAGTGCAACGAAATTGCCAGAACAATTGTAGTTAAACATGCAAAATCAAACGGCAAGAAAATAACCCGAAATAAAATTCTGATCGTCAGCGCCGGAACCTCGGATATGCCGGTAGCAGAAGAGGCGGCAGTCACCGCCGAGGTAACCGGCAACCCGGTAGAAAAACTTTATGACGTGGGTGTGGCCGGAATCCAACGCCTTCTCGGCAATAAAGACAAAATCGACAAAGCAAATGTGCTCATCGTCATTGCGGGCATGGACGGGGTTTTGCCTGCAGTCGTGACCGGACTCGTAGACAAACCGGTGATTGCGGTGCCGACTTCTGTTGGGTACGGCGCCAGTTTTGAGGGTGTTGCTCCCCTTCTGACCATGCTCAATGCTTGTTCGCCGGGAGTTGTGGTTGTGAATATCGACAACGGCTTTGGGGCCGGGTATTTTGCTTCGTTGATAAATCGATAAATCAGTAATCAGTGTTTGAGTGTTAAGGTGTTAAAGTGCTAGCGTAATTCTTCTTTCCCCGTCAATTCTTTTAACACTCTAACACTCCGAACACTTTAACACTTTTTAACACTGCTTTTATGAAAATCGCTTACTTCGATTGTTTTTCCGGAATCAGCGGAGATATGATTCTCGGCGCACTTCTGGATGCCGGCCTGGATTTTGAGTTATTTCAGTCCGAGCTAACCAAACTTAATCTTCCGAATTGTAAATTAAAACAGCAAAGGGTTTCAAAGCAGAATTTAAGTGCAACGAAATTTGATGTCATCGATCTTGAGAAAAAAAATTATCGTCATCTAAAAGATCTGAACCGGATTGTCGAAGAATCGGGTTTTGATGAAAAGCTTAAAACGAGGGCCAAAGAAATATTCCTGAAAATTGCCGACGCTGAGGCCAAAATTCACAACCAATCTATCGAGCAGGTCCATTTTCATGAGATCAGCGGGGTCGACACCATCATCGATGTGGTTGGCGCTTTGGTCGGTTTAAAGCTTTTGAATATTGAAAAAATTCAGAGTTCGAAACTCAATACCGGGTCCGGCTTTGTTGAATTTTCACATGGTAAATGGCCGGTTCCCGCT
Protein-coding sequences here:
- the larE gene encoding ATP-dependent sacrificial sulfur transferase LarE: MEQFGKYAQVQKFIKNLKRLIIAFSGGIDSTLVLKVAYDVLGRPNVLAVTADSPSVPRKELGEASRLAKLIGARHWVIETGEMQNHNYLQNPVNRCYFCKSELYSKLAEIARREKFQFIANGTNFDDLGDYRPGLQAAEEFQVISPLKEAQLTKAEVRLLAKKLNLEIWDKPASPCLSSRIPYGSAVTARKLAMIEKAEDFLKGFHIKDLRVRHFGARARIEVPKKELVFIEKNFHKISAKFKTIGFDKIDLAEFKSGSLNAGLNLNV
- the larB gene encoding nickel pincer cofactor biosynthesis protein LarB, whose product is MYKQQIREILNRVKDERIAVDDALSRLENLPYEDLGFANLDHHRALRKGFPEVVFCQNKRPEHVVEILKKLSVNHDVLATRASDEIFQVVKDKFPSAECNEIARTIVVKHAKSNGKKITRNKILIVSAGTSDMPVAEEAAVTAEVTGNPVEKLYDVGVAGIQRLLGNKDKIDKANVLIVIAGMDGVLPAVVTGLVDKPVIAVPTSVGYGASFEGVAPLLTMLNACSPGVVVVNIDNGFGAGYFASLINR